The proteins below come from a single Epinephelus moara isolate mb chromosome 19, YSFRI_EMoa_1.0, whole genome shotgun sequence genomic window:
- the mtg1 gene encoding mitochondrial ribosome-associated GTPase 1 yields MKLHEALRNVSKFRTVFDFGGREVAHWFPGHMAKGLKQMRASLKSVDCIIEIHDARIPFSGRNPVFQETLDVRPHLLVLNKMDLADLSNKQRILKALEKNRVRNVLFTDCLKQRDDNIKKLVPTVVEMIESQPRFNRAENTNYCLMVIGVPNVGKSSLINSLRRTNLKKGRASRVGGEPGITKAVLTKIQVCERPIMHLLDTPGVLPPKIESVETGMKLALCGTILDHLVGEDIIADYLLYSLNRLEKFSYVEKYDLQEPSDDIQHVLKRIAVKLGMTQRVKAITGVGNITITVPNYTAAAYNFIRAFRKGELGQVMLD; encoded by the exons ATGAAACTGCACGAGGCGCTCCGTAATGTCAGCAAGTTCAGGACCGTGTTCGACTTTGGAGGACGGGAAGTGGCTCACTGGTTCCCCGGACACATGGCTAAAG GACTGAAGCAGATGAGAGCCAGCCTGAAGAGTGTGGACTGTATCATAGAGATCCATGATGCCAGAAT CCCCTTCTCGGGAAGAAACCCTGTGTTTCAGGAGACTCTAGATGTCAGACCCCATCTGCTGGTCCTCAACAAGATGGACCTCGCTGATCTGTCCAACAAGCAG AGAATCCTGAAGGCGTTAGAAAAAAACAGGGTGAGGAATGTTCTCTTCACAGACTGTTTAAAGCAGAGAGATGACAACATCAAAAAG TTGGTGCCAACGGTGGTGGAAATGATTGAGAGCCAACCACGCTTTAACAGAGCTGAG AATACAAATTACTGCCTGATGGTGATTGGAGTGCCCAACGTTGGGAAGTCGTCTCTTATTAACTCACTGAGAAGAACAAACTTGAAAAAAG GTCGTGCATCTCGAGTAGGCGGAGAGCCAGGTATAACTAAAGCAGTCCTGACTAAAATACAG GTGTGTGAGCGACCCATAATGCACCTGTTGGACACGCCAGGAGTCTTGCCTCCGAAGATTGAGAGTGTTGAAACAGGCATGAAGCTGGCGTTATGTG GAACTATTCTGGACCATTTAGTGGGTGAAGACATAATCGCTGACTACTTACTGTATTCCCTGAACAGGCTTGAGAAGTTCAG ttacGTAGAGAAATACGACCTCCAAGAGCCAAGCGATGACATTCAGCATGTCCTCAAACGTATTGCTGTAAAACTTGGAATGACACAACGGGTCAAAGCCATTACTGGAGTCG GGAACATCACCATCACTGTCCCAAACTACACAGCAGCAGCTTACAATTTCATCAGAGCCTTCAGGAAAGGAGAGCTGGGACAAGTAATGCTGGACTGA
- the LOC126406568 gene encoding peroxisomal N(1)-acetyl-spermine/spermidine oxidase-like, with amino-acid sequence MVVNVNAKIVIIGCGIAGIAAAQRLVNAGFHHVRILEATARSGGRIKTARLGDNIVEIGANWIHGPSEENPVFCLARKYGLLDPEALTPENQAMDVEGHPPWVPNVFSSSGRKLNAEDIYPAQELFMELIDESSEFESQGGEPQACVGDFIRSEARQRAAEKWKDVDAATSSLRLCMISTMLKVECCVNGTHSMDEVGLGAFGLYKTLPGLDCTFPGGYEGLIKNLMSELPSDLVTYNQPVHCVHWNNTEKRESPVMIECDDGEKVAADHVIVTIPLGYLKKHHSTLFRPPLPLHKLHSVRRLGFGTNNKIFVEFDSPWWDADCEVIYLVWEDEDVMVDQVPDVQRSWMKKLFGFTVLKPTERYGHVLCGWIAGHESEYMETLSEQEVTHTITQLIRRFTGNPTITPRRVLRSQWFHDPWTCGSYSHPGIGCSAQDLENMREPLPTKGSQSQPLQVLFAGEATHPYYYSTVHGALLTGWREADRLISHYSSMRAPEPLRSKL; translated from the exons ATGGTTGTGAATGTGAACGCTAAAATAGTTATTATAGGATGCGGGATAGCAGGTATAGCGGCGGCACAGCGGCTCGTTAACGCTGGGTTTCATCATGTGAGGATACTTGAAGCGACTGCAAGGAGCGGAGGAAGAATAAAAACCGCTAGACTGG GTGATAATATTGTTGAGATAGGGGCAAACTGGATCCATGGACCGTCTGAGGAGAACCCAGTGTTTTGTCTGGCCCGCAAGTACGGGCTGCTGGATCCAGAGGCCCTCACCCCAGAGAACCAGGCCATGGACGTCGAAGGACATCCACCCTGGGTTCCCAATGTCTTCAGCAGTTCAG GTCGGAAGCTGAATGCCGAGGACATCTATCCTGCTCAGGAGTTGTTTATGGAGTTAATTGATGAAAGTTCAGAATTTGAGAGTCAAGGAGGAGAACCCCAGGCCTGTGTGGGAGATTTCATACGTTCGGAG GCTCGACAACGAGCAGCAGAGAAGTGGAAAGATGTTGATGCAGCCACCAGTTCTCTGAGACTGTGTATGATCAGTACCATGCTGAAGGTGGAGTGCTGTGTTAACGGGACTCACAGCATGGATGAGGTGGGTCTGGGTGCCTTTGGCCTATACAAGACTCTTCCTGGACTGGACTGTACATTTCCAGG TGGCTATGAAGGTCTGATCAAGAACTTGATGTCGGAGCTCCCCAGTGATTTGGTGACCTACAATCAGCCTGTTCACTGTGTCCACTGGaacaacacagagaagagagagagccCTGTGATGATCGAGTGTGATGATGGGGAGAAGGTTGCCGCTGATCACGTGATTGTCACAATACCTCTAG GATACCTGAAGAAGCACCATTCAACCCTGTTtcgtcctcctctccctctgcacaAGCTACACTCTGTCCGGAGACTTGGTTTTggaacaaataataaaatatttgtggaGTTTGATTCACCGTGGTGGGATGCTGACTGTGAGGTCATCTACCTGGTGTGGGAAGATGAG GATGTCATGGTGGACCAGGTGCCAGATGTGCAGAGGTCCTGGATGAAGAAGTTGTTTGGCTTCACTGTGCTGAAACCCACTGAGAG GTATGGCCATGTTCTGTGCGGCTGGATTGCTGGGCATGAGTCAGAGTATATGGAGACACTGTCTGAACAGGaggtcacacacaccatcacacaaCTCATCCGCAGATTTACAG GAAATCCTACCATCACCCCGAGGAGAGTCCTGCGCTCCCAGTGGTTTCATGACCCCTGGACATGTGGATCGTACTCTCACCCAGGAATAGGCTGTTCAGCGCAGGACCTGGAGAACATGAGGGAGCCCCTGCCTACAAAGGGATCACAGTCACAG CCCCTGCAGGTGCTGTTTGCTGGAGAGGCCACTCATCCATACTACTACTCCACCGTCCATGGAGCTCTTCTCACTGGGTGGAGAGAGGCTGACAGACTCATCTCTCACTACTCTTCCATGCGTGCACCTGAGCCGCTCAGATCAAAGCTTTAA
- the echs1 gene encoding enoyl-CoA hydratase, mitochondrial, producing the protein MAFLCRSAASLLKSSRAAPALLSAARLYSSGGQYEYILVEKRGENKDVGFIQLNRPKALNALCDGLIKDVGSALDAFEEDSNIGAIVITGSDRAFAAGADIKEMQNRTFQECYGGNFLGHWNRVSTVKKPVIAAVNGFALGGGCELAMMCDIIYAGEKAQFGQPEILLGTIPGAGGTQRLTRAVGKSLAMEMVLTGDRITAQDAKQSGLVSKIYPVDQLVSEAVKCGEKIAANSKLVSAMAKEAVNAAFELTLAEGNRLEKRLFHCTFATNDRKEGMTAFVEKRKASFQDN; encoded by the exons ATGGCTTTCCTCTGCAGAAGTGCTGCTTCCCTCCTGAAGTCCTCCAGAGCAGCCCCGGCCCTGCTGTCCGCTGCCCGCCTCTACAGCTCAG GAGGTCAGTATGAGTATATCTTGGTGGAAAAGCGAGGTGAGAACAAAGATGTGGGTTTCATCCAGTTGAACCGACCCAAGGCTCTCAACGCTTTGTGTGACGGGCTGATAAAGGACGTGGGATCAGCCCTGGATGCCTTTGAGGAAGACAGCAACATAGGCGCTATCGTCATCACTGGCAGCGACAGAGCCTTTGCTG CGGGAGCAGACATTAAAGAGATGCAGAATCGAACTTTCCAGGAGTGTTACGGGGGAAACTTCCTGGGTCACTGGAACAGAGTGTCCACAGTGAAGAAGCCTGTGATTGCAGCTGTCAACGGATttgct CTGGGTGGAGGCTGTGAGCTGGCAATGATGTGTGACATCATCTACGCCGGAGAGAAGGCGCAGTTCGGCCAGCCTGAGATCCTGCTGGGGACCATTCCTG GGGCGGGTGGCACCCAGCGCCTGACCCGTGCGGTGGGCAAATCCCTGGCGATGGAGATGGTACTTACAGGAGACAGAATAACTGCGCAAGACGCCAAGCAGTCAG gtTTGGTGAGTAAAATTTATCCGGTGGACCAGCTGGTGTCTGAAGCTGTTAAATGTGGGGAGAAAATTGCTGCCAACTCCAAACTGGTCTCTGCTATGGCTAAAGAGGCCGTTAACGCAG cctttgaGCTGACGTTGGCTGAGGGTAATCGTTTGGAAAAGCGCTTATTCCACTGTACCTTTGCAACA aatgatcGTAAAGAAGGCATGACAGCATTTGTGGAGAAGAGAAAAGCCAGTTTCCAGGACAATTAA
- the LOC126406569 gene encoding peroxisomal N(1)-acetyl-spermine/spermidine oxidase-like, with the protein MAMSVNATIFIIGCGISGIAVAHRLVNAGFRRVRILEATARSGGRIKTGRLGDNIVEVGANWIHGPSEENPVFCLARKYGLLDPEALNPENQATDVEGYPPKVPNVFSSSGQKLNAEDIYPAQELFIRLMCAEFESQGGEPQACVGDFIRSKVQQRAAEEWKDVEAATRSLRLCMISNMLKVECCINGAHSMDEVGLDAFGLYKTFPGMDCTLLGGFEGLIKNLMSELPSGLVTYNQPVRCVHWNNTEKRESPVMIECDDGEKVAADHAIVTVPLGYLKKHHSDLFHPPLPLHKLHSIQRLGFGTSNKIFLEFDSPWWDADCEVIYLVWEDEDVMVDQVPDVQRSWMKKLFGFTVLKPTERYGHVLCGWIAGHESEYMETLSEQEVTHTITQLIRRFTGNPTITPRKVLRSQWFHDPWTCGSYSHPGIGCSVQDLENMREPLGSPSQPLQVLFAGEATHPDYYSTVHGALLTGWREADRLISHYSSISPDLKF; encoded by the exons ATGGCTATGAGTGTGAACGCTACAATATTTATAATAGGATGTGGAATATCAGGTATAGCAGTGGCACACCGACTTGTCAATGCTGGATTTCGACGCGTGCGGATACTTGAAGCAACTGCAAGAAGTGGAGGAAGAATAAAAACTGGTAGACTGG GTGATAATATTGTTGAGGTAGGGGCAAACTGGATCCATGGACCGTCTGAGGAGAACCCAGTGTTTTGTCTGGCCCGCAAGTACGGGCTGCTGGATCCAGAGGCCCTCAATCCAGAGAACCAGGCTACGGACGTCGAAGGATATCCCCCCAAGGTTCCAAATGTCTTCAGCAGTTCAG GTCAGAAACTGAATGCTGAGGACATCTATCCTGCTCAGGAGCTGTTTATTAGGTTAATGTGTGCAGAATTTGAGAGTCAAGGAGGAGAACCCCAGGCCTGTGTGGGAGATTTCATACGTTCAAAG GTTCAACAACGAGCAGCAGAAGAGTGGAAAGATGTTGAAGCAGCCACCAGATCTCTGCGACTGTGTATGATCAGTAACATGTTAAAGGTGGAGTGCTGTATTAACGGGGCTCACAGCATGGATGAGGTGGGTCTGGATGCCTTTGGCCTATACAAGACTTTTCCTGGGATGGACTGTACATTGCTAGG TGGCTTTGAAGGTCTTATCAAAAACCTGATGTCGGAGCTCCCCAGTGGTTTAGTGACCTACAATCAGCCTGTTCGCTGTGTCCACTGGaacaacacagagaagagagagagccCTGTGATGATCGAGTGTGATGATGGGGAGAAGGTTGCTGCTGATCATGCTATTGTCACAGTTCCTCTAG GATACCTAAAGAAGCACCATTCAGACCTGTtccatcctcccctccctctaCACAAGCTGCACTCCATCCAGAGACTAGGTTTTGGAACAAGCAATAAAATTTTTCTGGAGTTTGATTCACCGTGGTGGGATGCTGACTGTGAGGTCATCTACCTGGTGTGGGAGGATGAG GATGTCATGGTGGACCAGGTGCCAGATGTGCAGAGGTCCTGGATGAAGAAGTTGTTTGGCTTCACTGTGCTGAAACCCACTGAGAG GTATGGCCATGTTCTGTGCGGCTGGATTGCTGGGCATGAGTCAGAGTATATGGAGACACTGTCTGAACAGGaggtcacacacaccatcacacaaCTCATCCGCAGATTTACAG GAAATCCTACCATCACCCCGAGGAAAGTCCTGCGGTCCCAGTGGTTTCATGACCCCTGGACATGTGGATCGTACTCTCACCCAGGAATAGGCTGTTCAGTGCAGGACCTGGAGAACATGAGGGAGCCCCTGGGATCACCGTCACAG CCCCTGCAGGTGCTGTTTGCTGGAGAGGCTACTCATCCAGACTACTACTCCACCGTCCACGGAGCTCTTCTCACTGGGTGGAGAGAGGCTGACAGACTCATCTCTCACTACTCCTCCATCAGTCCAGAtctaaaattttaa
- the sprn gene encoding shadow of prion protein — protein MSGMNQVLATCWTCLLLSAFLCEPVLSKGGRGGSRGSSRGTHSRSSTAGSYRGAGSYGGTRSRFRAAGRSSPVRVAAAAAAGAAVALTAEKWYASAYRRSNADSSDEELDYYNRTNYFDALMSGSTQNGSSLSQLVYIIIATFYPNYGLLVDTIL, from the coding sequence ATGTCAGGGATGAACCAGGTGCTTGCAACATGCTGGACTTgcctcctgctctctgctttCCTGTGTGAGCCGGTGCTGTCCAAGGGCGGTCGTGGAGGGTCCCGGGGTTCCTCTCGGGGCACCCACTCCCGCAGCTCCACAGCGGGGAGTTACCGGGGAGCAGGCTCCTACGGTGGGACCCGCTCCCGCTTCAGGGCCGCAGGGCGCTCGTCTCCAGTGAGGGTggcagcggcggcagcagcagggGCAGCGGTGGCCTTAACAGCGGAGAAATGGTACGCCTCTGCCTACCGCCGCAGCAACGCCGACAGCTCAGACGAAGAGCTGGATTACTACAACAGGACCAATTACTTTGATGCACTCATGTCAGGCTCAACTCAAAATGGatcttctctctctcagctgGTTTATATCATTATTGCAACATTTTACCCAAACTATGGACTCTTGGTGGACACTATACTGTAG